One Candidatus Aegiribacteria sp. DNA window includes the following coding sequences:
- the tadA gene encoding Flp pilus assembly complex ATPase component TadA, whose protein sequence is MMNIRIGQILLDSGMISNKQLENALNQQNEGGARLGYYLVSSNAISENDLNKFLARQQNIESANLDEIDIDENIIHLISGDVARRYEVIPIEIVGRKLIVAMTDPHNLFAIDDLRFSLGMDIEPHITASSMIRRALGKYYENSEALVPVDESRAKVGSSVHTSITDIDEERIEGVDLLVGDEVFESMIVEDTEEEEFEEEDIALDLSDSPVVKLINSLIADAVRRGASDIHFEPFERYIRVRFRIDGVLHEVMRPSRKYRSAMVSRLKILGGMNIADHHLPQDGRQKILVGDRFVDLRLATLPTLFGEKVEVRLLDRSKVVLDLEKLGFEEEPLKIFRKAIRRPFGIVLVTGPTGCGKTTTLYSALTERNDIEVNIMTAENPVEFNLKGINQVQMNSDVGLTFANALRAYLRQDPDIIMVGEIRDKETAEISIRAALTGHLVLSTTHTNDAPSTINRLIDIGTEPFMLSTSLACIASQRLIRKICSKCKTEIHIPDEVLSDAGIDPERFRNVKLFEGTGCSYCNNTGFKGRIGIFEVMSVDEEIRQLIEGDANSLEIEKAALSKGMINLRESALRKLERGETTYDEVIRETISSF, encoded by the coding sequence TTGATGAACATCAGAATTGGTCAAATTCTTCTTGATTCCGGGATGATATCAAATAAGCAGCTTGAAAATGCTCTCAATCAGCAGAATGAAGGTGGCGCCAGACTGGGCTACTATCTGGTGAGCAGTAATGCCATTTCAGAAAATGATCTCAATAAGTTTCTGGCACGACAGCAGAATATTGAAAGCGCTAATCTTGATGAAATAGATATTGATGAAAACATTATTCACCTGATATCCGGTGATGTTGCGCGCAGATATGAAGTCATTCCTATTGAGATTGTCGGTAGAAAATTAATCGTGGCCATGACAGATCCTCACAATCTTTTTGCGATTGATGATCTTAGATTCTCGCTCGGGATGGATATTGAGCCACATATAACCGCGTCCAGCATGATTCGAAGAGCGCTTGGAAAGTATTATGAGAATTCAGAGGCGCTTGTACCTGTTGATGAAAGCCGTGCGAAAGTTGGAAGTTCGGTTCATACGTCTATTACAGATATTGATGAAGAAAGGATCGAAGGTGTTGACCTGCTCGTGGGAGATGAAGTCTTTGAGTCAATGATCGTCGAGGATACGGAAGAGGAAGAATTCGAAGAGGAGGATATAGCTCTGGATCTATCTGATTCTCCCGTAGTTAAACTTATTAACAGTCTGATCGCTGATGCTGTCCGCAGAGGAGCCAGTGATATACATTTTGAACCATTCGAGCGGTATATCAGGGTTAGATTCAGAATTGACGGTGTCCTGCATGAAGTAATGCGTCCCAGCAGAAAATACCGTTCAGCTATGGTCAGCAGGTTGAAAATTCTTGGCGGCATGAATATCGCGGATCATCATCTTCCACAGGATGGACGGCAGAAGATCCTGGTTGGAGACAGATTTGTTGATTTGCGGCTTGCAACACTTCCGACTCTGTTCGGGGAGAAAGTCGAAGTCAGGCTTCTTGATCGATCCAAGGTCGTTCTTGATCTGGAAAAACTGGGTTTCGAGGAAGAACCCCTGAAAATATTCAGAAAGGCTATCAGAAGACCTTTCGGGATCGTTCTTGTTACAGGTCCCACAGGATGCGGAAAAACAACAACACTCTATTCCGCTCTAACCGAGCGGAATGATATCGAAGTGAATATAATGACCGCTGAGAACCCGGTAGAGTTCAATCTTAAAGGAATCAACCAGGTTCAGATGAACTCCGATGTTGGATTAACATTCGCCAATGCTCTCAGAGCCTATCTCAGACAGGATCCCGATATTATCATGGTTGGAGAAATCCGGGATAAGGAGACAGCTGAGATTTCCATCAGAGCAGCATTGACAGGGCATCTTGTTCTTTCAACAACTCATACGAATGATGCTCCAAGTACAATTAACAGGCTTATAGATATTGGAACCGAACCGTTCATGCTCAGCACTTCACTGGCATGTATCGCTTCCCAGAGATTGATCAGGAAAATCTGTTCTAAATGTAAAACTGAAATCCATATTCCTGATGAAGTACTTTCGGACGCCGGGATTGATCCGGAACGTTTCCGAAATGTTAAGCTGTTCGAAGGTACAGGATGTTCGTACTGCAACAATACCGGATTCAAGGGCAGGATAGGGATTTTTGAAGTTATGAGCGTCGATGAAGAAATAAGACAGCTGATCGAGGGTGATGCCAACAGTCTTGAAATAGAAAAGGCCGCATTATCAAAGGGTATGATAAATCTGAGAGAATCCGCTCTTCGAAAGCTTGAGCGCGGAGAGACCACATACGATGAAGTAATTAGAGAAACAATTTCGAGTTTCTGA
- a CDS encoding LptF/LptG family permease yields the protein MNARKLDIYLASRFMKMIVVAVSSFVVIFVSVDAFDHFTRWVDKDVSPGIFLEYYFYGLPYIIVLVLPVAVLLSSLFLISSLSRRNELVAMRAAGISIPRIFLPLFLVGALASLFELGVGDFIVSNAIYQQSQVKRVQIDGQEPINYARRSGFAHRSPNGAIFDIGFFNGETDILTDVTIEWFDDSSRITRRLDLDRMIWCDTLWTGIGTVDRVFGPSGALVHTTSDSLPLPGITETPEDFGSRQKAPQEMNFVELWNYIQRVNAAGGDSRGDMVEFYLKILFPLSNLIMVMVGAPLALRNPRSGKASSIGLAILLAFIFFSLLRFGQTLGHKGALPPLLAASIAEIVFIALGLFLLTRASRA from the coding sequence ATGAATGCGCGAAAACTGGATATATATCTTGCTTCGAGATTCATGAAGATGATTGTTGTTGCAGTATCTTCCTTTGTCGTGATCTTTGTCAGTGTTGATGCTTTCGATCATTTCACCAGATGGGTGGACAAGGATGTGTCTCCAGGGATTTTCCTGGAATATTACTTCTATGGTCTGCCTTACATCATCGTGCTTGTACTTCCCGTTGCGGTTCTTCTCAGTTCCCTCTTTCTGATTTCATCGCTTTCCCGAAGAAACGAACTGGTAGCCATGCGTGCCGCGGGTATCAGCATTCCCAGAATTTTCCTTCCCCTGTTTCTGGTCGGCGCTCTCGCATCTCTGTTCGAGCTCGGAGTAGGAGATTTCATAGTTTCCAACGCCATCTATCAGCAGAGCCAGGTTAAGCGAGTGCAGATAGATGGACAGGAACCGATAAATTACGCCAGAAGGAGCGGATTTGCGCACAGGTCTCCAAATGGAGCAATTTTCGACATAGGTTTCTTCAACGGTGAAACCGATATACTCACTGATGTAACAATTGAGTGGTTCGATGACAGCTCCAGAATCACCCGGCGGCTTGATCTGGACAGAATGATCTGGTGTGACACACTCTGGACAGGAATAGGAACTGTTGACAGAGTTTTCGGTCCATCCGGAGCCCTTGTCCACACTACTTCGGATTCTCTCCCGCTTCCCGGAATCACTGAAACTCCAGAAGATTTCGGATCAAGACAGAAGGCTCCTCAGGAAATGAATTTCGTTGAACTGTGGAACTATATCCAGAGGGTGAATGCGGCAGGCGGTGATTCCAGAGGTGATATGGTGGAATTCTACCTGAAGATCCTTTTTCCATTATCAAATCTGATCATGGTAATGGTTGGCGCGCCGCTTGCGCTGAGGAATCCGCGAAGCGGTAAAGCGTCCAGTATCGGACTTGCAATTCTACTTGCGTTCATCTTCTTCTCGCTGCTCCGTTTCGGCCAGACTCTCGGACATAAGGGAGCGCTTCCTCCTCTTCTAGCGGCAAGCATAGCTGAGATAGTCTTTATCGCACTTGGATTATTCCTCCTTACGCGGGCATCAAGAGCATAA
- a CDS encoding sigma-54 dependent transcriptional regulator, translating to MDNQLSVMIVDDEKPMLEWLSILLEQQDYSVKCFSDGRKAVAEGRKNMPDILVVDVKMPGISGLEVLSRLREKSPELISIVITAFSSVDSAVQAMRKGATDYLIKPFEVDQLLVAIEKALGEQKIRKENKELRKKIRSRFSIEGIIGKSKPIIDLLDEVRMVADKDSTILITGESGTGKELIARAIHSISPRADKPFLGVNCGSFSHSLLESELFGHLKGSFTGAHRDKEGLLVAAKGGTFFLDEVGELDRELQVKLLRALQEHQVLPVGGTKHISFDARIIAATNANLKEMVSRDDFRPDLYYRLNVIPLHVPALRDRSSDIPILLDKFIKDYYEETGETARTITGEAREALICYSWPGNVRELENVVERVCVMTSGSEITFTDLPDFIKEQAVTDSGVFEEKTSEAESAVPAGKDTPTLDEIEKAYTLYVLEHRSRGQKRLAAKLLGINESTLYRKLEKYAKDRENQ from the coding sequence ATGGATAATCAGCTTTCAGTCATGATCGTGGATGATGAGAAACCGATGCTTGAATGGCTCTCGATTCTCCTTGAACAGCAGGATTATTCGGTTAAGTGTTTCTCCGATGGCAGGAAAGCGGTAGCAGAAGGCAGAAAGAATATGCCGGATATTCTTGTAGTTGATGTCAAGATGCCGGGCATCAGCGGACTTGAGGTTCTGTCCAGGCTTCGTGAAAAATCTCCTGAATTGATAAGTATTGTAATAACAGCATTTTCCAGTGTTGATTCAGCAGTCCAGGCAATGCGCAAAGGCGCTACTGATTATCTGATCAAACCTTTTGAAGTTGATCAGCTTCTTGTAGCAATAGAGAAAGCTCTTGGTGAACAGAAGATCAGGAAAGAGAACAAAGAGCTGAGGAAAAAAATCCGCTCACGTTTCAGTATAGAGGGAATAATCGGGAAATCAAAGCCGATAATCGATCTTCTTGATGAAGTCCGGATGGTTGCCGATAAAGACAGCACAATTTTAATAACAGGAGAGAGCGGTACCGGGAAGGAACTCATAGCCAGAGCAATTCATTCAATAAGCCCAAGAGCTGATAAACCATTTCTCGGTGTCAACTGCGGCAGTTTTTCTCACAGCCTTCTTGAAAGTGAACTGTTCGGCCACCTGAAGGGTTCTTTCACAGGTGCTCACAGAGACAAGGAGGGTCTTCTGGTTGCGGCAAAGGGTGGAACATTCTTCCTTGACGAAGTTGGCGAGCTTGACAGGGAACTGCAGGTAAAACTGCTTAGAGCCCTGCAGGAACACCAGGTGCTTCCGGTAGGAGGCACGAAACACATATCCTTCGATGCCAGGATCATAGCGGCAACTAACGCCAATCTGAAAGAGATGGTCAGCAGAGATGATTTCAGACCCGACCTTTATTACCGGCTTAATGTGATTCCTCTTCATGTTCCGGCGCTCCGGGACAGATCATCGGATATACCAATTCTGCTTGATAAGTTTATTAAAGATTATTATGAAGAGACCGGGGAAACCGCCAGAACAATCACCGGAGAGGCAAGAGAAGCTCTGATTTGTTACAGCTGGCCCGGCAATGTCAGAGAACTCGAAAATGTAGTTGAGCGTGTCTGCGTTATGACAAGCGGGAGCGAGATCACTTTTACTGACCTTCCCGACTTCATCAAGGAGCAAGCAGTTACAGACTCAGGTGTTTTCGAGGAAAAAACCTCAGAAGCTGAATCAGCTGTTCCCGCAGGGAAAGACACACCAACTCTCGACGAAATAGAGAAGGCATATACGCTGTATGTACTGGAACATCGATCCAGAGGTCAGAAACGACTTGCAGCAAAATTGCTCGGCATTAACGAGAGCACACTCTACAGAAAACTGGAAAAATACGCGAAAGACCGGGAAAACCAATGA
- the tadA gene encoding Flp pilus assembly complex ATPase component TadA, with product MLSRLGIMLLESGMVSQDEIDQVIKEYGPGEIELADQLISAGIVPEDLVTEFLSEIYSVKPIYINEIEIDSRLAESLPEDLARKYLISPIKVDREYFYIAMGSPGDLYAVDEVKFATGKEVIVYASAPPAVRRAQDELYGKADSLVSVKDQIDDYSSELDELEIVESLDPEEEEDFESDLEEEYAGAVDGPIVGFVNEIIAKAVRTEISDIHIEPYENYLQIRYRRDGACFVVRKLPKKIQPQILSRFKIMAGMNIAERRKTQDGRIKARIDGRWIDFRVSAVPTVNGEKIVLRILDRGSLEFDLRELGFPEEALKVFMQGVNSPFGIVLVTGPTGSGKTTTLYSALSSLNTDNRNIHTAEEPVEYSIEGLTQTQIDFSMGYDFATALRAILRQDPNIIMVGEIRDLETASIAIKAALTGHLVFSTIHTNDAPSTVNRLVDIGIKPFLVASAVRTIMAQRLVKKICKHCKTPHEYSDKEYLAAGIDPGEMKNYITYIGKGCSSCSGTGYRGRIGLYEVLSIDKNIKQSIIDRVTAGELRTMGVKNGMRTLRMDAVEKLKAGITTLEEVMRVTTEDEPGVLKAAAANKARDKQQKREGHSA from the coding sequence GTGTTAAGCAGACTGGGAATAATGCTGCTTGAATCAGGAATGGTCAGCCAGGATGAAATTGATCAGGTAATTAAGGAATATGGTCCTGGTGAAATCGAACTTGCGGATCAGCTGATATCAGCGGGAATTGTACCTGAGGATCTTGTTACTGAGTTCCTTTCAGAAATATACTCTGTTAAACCTATATATATCAATGAAATAGAAATTGATTCCAGGCTTGCTGAATCGCTGCCGGAAGATCTTGCCCGGAAATACCTGATTTCACCAATCAAGGTGGACAGGGAATACTTTTATATAGCAATGGGCTCTCCAGGAGATCTGTACGCAGTTGATGAAGTGAAATTCGCTACCGGGAAGGAAGTTATCGTTTACGCTTCCGCGCCGCCTGCAGTAAGAAGAGCACAGGATGAACTCTATGGAAAAGCTGACTCTCTTGTTTCGGTAAAGGATCAGATTGATGATTACAGCAGTGAACTTGATGAACTGGAGATTGTTGAATCCCTTGATCCGGAAGAAGAAGAGGATTTCGAATCGGATCTGGAAGAAGAGTACGCAGGAGCGGTAGACGGTCCTATTGTCGGGTTTGTTAACGAAATCATAGCAAAAGCTGTGCGGACAGAGATTAGTGATATTCATATTGAACCCTACGAGAACTACCTCCAGATAAGATACAGACGGGATGGAGCCTGTTTTGTTGTGCGAAAGCTCCCCAAGAAAATACAGCCGCAGATTCTCAGTCGTTTCAAGATCATGGCAGGCATGAATATTGCTGAACGCAGAAAGACGCAGGACGGTCGAATAAAGGCCAGAATCGACGGAAGATGGATTGATTTCAGAGTAAGCGCGGTTCCCACAGTTAACGGTGAGAAAATAGTTCTCAGGATACTTGACCGAGGAAGCCTGGAGTTCGATCTCAGAGAGCTTGGATTTCCTGAAGAAGCTCTGAAAGTCTTCATGCAGGGAGTCAATTCCCCCTTTGGAATTGTTCTTGTAACCGGACCTACAGGAAGCGGGAAAACCACGACGCTGTATTCAGCGCTCAGTTCGCTGAACACGGATAATAGAAATATCCATACCGCAGAAGAACCTGTAGAATACAGTATTGAGGGTCTTACACAAACACAGATAGATTTCAGCATGGGGTACGATTTTGCAACTGCCCTCCGAGCGATTCTAAGGCAGGATCCCAATATCATTATGGTTGGTGAGATCAGAGATCTGGAGACGGCTTCGATAGCAATAAAAGCTGCACTGACCGGACACCTGGTTTTTTCCACTATTCATACGAATGATGCTCCAAGCACGGTGAACAGGCTTGTTGATATTGGTATTAAGCCATTTCTTGTGGCTTCTGCGGTTAGAACCATCATGGCTCAGCGGCTGGTCAAGAAAATATGTAAGCATTGCAAAACACCTCATGAGTACAGCGATAAGGAGTATCTGGCTGCAGGAATTGATCCCGGGGAGATGAAAAATTATATAACGTATATTGGGAAAGGCTGTAGCAGCTGCAGCGGTACTGGTTACCGGGGAAGGATAGGGCTTTACGAAGTTCTATCGATTGACAAGAATATAAAACAGTCTATCATTGATAGAGTAACTGCTGGAGAATTAAGAACAATGGGTGTTAAGAATGGAATGAGAACACTCAGAATGGATGCAGTCGAAAAATTGAAAGCCGGCATTACTACCCTGGAAGAAGTAATGAGAGTAACCACGGAAGATGAGCCTGGGGTTCTCAAGGCTGCAGCGGCGAATAAAGCCAGGGACAAGCAACAAAAGAGGGAAGGACATTCGGCCTGA
- a CDS encoding type IV pilus twitching motility protein PilT codes for MIIKTLLKEMMERRATDLHLTVGTPPVVRIDGELDRMEYDPLTAQDTQNLVYSLLKDEQKKRFELEKELDFAFGIKGLSRFRANVFLQRGCVACAIRSIPHEILGFEELGLPPVVSVLAEKRQGLILVTGPTGCGKSTTLASIIRKINTSRHCHIITIEDPIEYVHHHDKGIINQREIGQDTTSFGNSLRYVLRQDPDVVLIGEMRDMETMQVALNIAETGHLTMATLHTNSTYESINRIIDSFPAQSQDQVRSQLSFVTLGVLTQQLVPKARGHGRVLCAEVLVCTPAVKATIRQDKLHQIYGMMQAGHKHGMQTMNQALLIMYKKKEITREVALERSNDAAELEQMIATGRDIL; via the coding sequence ATGATTATAAAGACTCTATTAAAAGAAATGATGGAAAGACGCGCTACAGACCTTCACCTTACTGTAGGAACTCCTCCCGTTGTCAGAATAGACGGGGAACTAGACAGAATGGAGTACGATCCTCTCACTGCTCAGGATACTCAGAATCTTGTTTACAGTTTGCTGAAAGATGAGCAGAAAAAAAGGTTTGAACTTGAGAAGGAACTAGATTTCGCTTTTGGAATCAAAGGACTTTCCAGATTCAGGGCTAATGTTTTTCTTCAACGCGGCTGCGTGGCATGTGCCATAAGGTCTATTCCGCATGAGATACTCGGTTTTGAAGAACTCGGTCTTCCTCCGGTAGTCAGTGTTCTCGCGGAGAAACGCCAGGGACTTATTCTGGTGACAGGTCCAACGGGATGCGGCAAGTCAACTACACTGGCCTCTATTATCCGTAAGATAAATACATCAAGGCACTGTCATATAATTACGATTGAAGATCCTATCGAATACGTCCATCATCATGACAAGGGTATTATCAACCAGCGCGAGATAGGACAGGACACAACATCCTTCGGCAATTCACTTCGATACGTTCTCCGGCAGGATCCCGATGTCGTCCTGATTGGCGAGATGAGAGACATGGAGACAATGCAGGTTGCTCTTAACATTGCCGAGACAGGGCACCTCACGATGGCTACGTTGCACACTAATTCAACTTACGAATCAATTAACAGAATCATCGATTCATTTCCAGCTCAGAGTCAGGATCAGGTCAGGAGTCAGCTCTCGTTTGTGACCCTTGGTGTTCTAACGCAGCAGCTTGTGCCAAAAGCCAGAGGACACGGCAGGGTTCTTTGCGCGGAAGTTCTGGTCTGCACTCCAGCCGTTAAAGCCACGATCAGGCAGGACAAACTTCATCAGATATACGGAATGATGCAGGCTGGACACAAACATGGCATGCAGACAATGAATCAGGCTTTGCTTATCATGTATAAGAAAAAGGAAATAACCAGAGAAGTTGCTCTTGAACGTTCGAACGATGCCGCTGAACTTGAACAGATGATCGCAACGGGTCGGGATATCTTATAA
- a CDS encoding type II secretion system F family protein, which produces MPEFKWEGTNRAGRRMSGKITAAKKADAQELLAQRGVSNIKVTGKGFDLATFGTIGTGIKDKDLAAFTRQFAVMINAGLPLVKCLQILSAQQENRIFSDAIEEVTADVEKGGTLAESLGKHSRIFSDLYVNMVAAGEQGGILDTILNRLSTHLEKAAALKGKIKSAMMYPLVVLIVVVVVVMALLLFVIPIFEQMFADMGGELPAPTQIVVGASEFVQENLLFILLGFAALITGYKLYYRTKNGEKVIDSVKLKMPIFGMLLRKMSIARFTRTLGTLISSGVSILDGLSITSKTSGNRVVADAIMEARGSISGGENISNPLEASGVFPGMVTQMIAVGEETGGLDTMLLKVADFYEEEVDTAVAGLTATLEPIMIIVLGVIVGGIVIAMYLPIFDLIGTVGA; this is translated from the coding sequence ATGCCTGAGTTCAAATGGGAAGGAACAAATAGAGCCGGCAGGAGAATGTCGGGAAAGATTACTGCCGCGAAAAAGGCAGATGCGCAGGAACTCCTCGCCCAGAGAGGTGTCAGCAATATAAAGGTAACCGGCAAAGGATTTGACCTGGCCACCTTTGGAACAATTGGTACAGGTATTAAAGACAAGGATCTTGCCGCATTCACCCGTCAGTTTGCTGTAATGATCAATGCCGGGCTTCCATTGGTTAAATGCCTTCAGATACTGAGCGCTCAGCAGGAAAACAGGATTTTCTCAGATGCTATTGAGGAAGTGACAGCTGATGTGGAAAAGGGTGGAACACTGGCTGAATCCCTCGGAAAGCATAGCAGGATTTTCAGTGATCTGTACGTCAACATGGTTGCAGCAGGCGAGCAGGGAGGTATTCTTGATACAATCCTGAACAGGCTCTCAACGCATCTGGAGAAAGCAGCAGCACTGAAAGGGAAAATCAAATCCGCCATGATGTATCCACTTGTCGTACTCATCGTGGTTGTTGTGGTTGTGATGGCTCTTCTTCTGTTTGTCATACCGATATTCGAGCAGATGTTCGCCGATATGGGTGGAGAACTTCCAGCGCCTACTCAGATTGTCGTAGGAGCATCGGAGTTTGTACAGGAAAACCTGTTATTCATTCTCCTTGGATTTGCAGCCCTGATTACCGGATACAAGTTGTACTACAGGACAAAGAACGGTGAAAAAGTAATTGATTCAGTCAAACTAAAGATGCCTATCTTCGGAATGCTCCTCAGAAAAATGTCTATTGCCAGGTTCACAAGGACTCTTGGTACTCTTATATCAAGCGGAGTGTCAATCCTTGACGGTCTGAGTATCACTTCAAAGACTTCGGGTAACAGAGTAGTCGCGGATGCCATTATGGAAGCCAGGGGAAGTATTTCCGGAGGAGAGAATATCTCGAATCCTCTTGAAGCTTCCGGTGTATTTCCAGGAATGGTGACTCAGATGATAGCTGTTGGAGAAGAAACCGGCGGGCTTGATACAATGCTTCTTAAAGTTGCCGACTTCTATGAAGAAGAAGTGGACACAGCAGTTGCGGGTCTTACTGCAACTCTCGAACCCATTATGATCATAGTCCTGGGTGTAATCGTGGGAGGTATCGTGATAGCCATGTATCTCCCGATTTTCGACCTCATCGGTACGGTGGGAGCGTAA
- a CDS encoding LptF/LptG family permease, producing the protein MKKLQVYTLREFFSPFLISAGIFTFVMLLDKLLDLLDMIVSKGVPVRTVVEVFLLLLPSMVAVVVPMGVLAGVLMAVGRMESDLEVTAMKASGISIFTLLKPLMLAALILSAVMVLFNNYVLPDANHLAKNLLLDIGTMRPAAKIIPGMFVDDIDNYRIIVSDKDDLTGDLENVVIHERIPGTNGRTITALKGRMEPVSANRFCLVLTDGQMHELSETGEYRKLDFLTYTVEITRSEELIRQNRNNRGDRELSASQMRSLVDSLEKQSTALTDSLCITGSEPLLTLLTDSTITSGRGGIFPPPDSLDERTRFNIARNYFIQHASNLRILVDRKASVQRSISRYRVEIEKKYSIPFACLVFVLLGVPLGLSTRKGSAGIALGVSLLVILVYYLFLIAGEHLADRGMMPPFLSMWLPNIILTALGIVLTVRSLHEGNPLPIERAVSGMVAFVKRFHRNGIGKSSQSGADQ; encoded by the coding sequence ATGAAAAAGCTGCAAGTTTACACTTTACGGGAGTTTTTTTCTCCCTTTCTGATATCAGCGGGCATATTCACTTTCGTGATGCTGCTTGATAAGCTTCTCGACCTTCTTGATATGATAGTCAGCAAGGGTGTACCTGTCCGAACGGTTGTCGAAGTATTTTTGCTGCTCCTTCCCTCGATGGTAGCCGTTGTAGTACCGATGGGAGTTCTTGCGGGCGTTCTGATGGCTGTGGGCCGTATGGAATCTGATCTGGAAGTAACCGCGATGAAAGCTTCCGGCATCAGCATATTCACCTTACTGAAACCTTTGATGCTTGCCGCTCTGATCCTGTCTGCTGTAATGGTTCTTTTCAATAACTACGTCCTTCCTGACGCGAATCACCTGGCCAAGAATCTGCTCCTTGATATCGGCACCATGCGTCCGGCCGCCAAGATCATCCCCGGTATGTTCGTCGACGATATCGACAATTACAGAATAATCGTCAGTGACAAGGATGATCTGACTGGTGACCTGGAAAATGTAGTGATACATGAACGGATACCGGGTACTAACGGAAGAACAATCACAGCGCTGAAAGGCCGTATGGAACCGGTATCCGCAAATCGATTCTGCCTGGTACTCACTGATGGTCAGATGCACGAACTGTCAGAAACAGGAGAGTACAGAAAACTCGATTTTTTGACCTACACTGTCGAGATAACACGCTCGGAAGAACTCATCAGACAGAACAGGAACAACAGAGGCGATAGAGAGTTGTCGGCATCCCAGATGAGATCTCTTGTAGATTCGCTTGAAAAGCAGTCAACCGCTCTGACGGATTCACTGTGTATCACCGGAAGCGAGCCTCTCCTGACGCTTCTCACTGATTCCACGATAACATCAGGAAGGGGTGGAATATTTCCTCCTCCTGACAGTCTGGATGAACGTACAAGGTTCAATATTGCCAGAAACTACTTTATCCAGCATGCATCCAATCTGAGAATATTGGTTGACAGGAAAGCCTCGGTCCAGAGAAGTATCAGCCGATACCGGGTGGAAATAGAAAAGAAATACTCAATTCCTTTCGCATGCCTGGTTTTTGTACTGCTCGGTGTACCGCTGGGTCTCTCCACCCGCAAGGGGAGCGCGGGTATCGCGCTTGGAGTCAGCCTGCTCGTGATTCTTGTCTACTATCTCTTTCTTATCGCGGGTGAGCATCTCGCTGATAGAGGCATGATGCCGCCTTTCCTTTCGATGTGGCTGCCGAACATAATACTCACCGCGCTTGGAATCGTACTGACGGTGAGAAGCCTTCATGAAGGTAATCCGCTTCCAATCGAAAGAGCCGTCTCTGGAATGGTGGCCTTCGTTAAAAGATTCCACCGAAACGGCATCGGCAAATCCAGTCAGAGCGGAGCAGATCAATGA